In Kangiella koreensis DSM 16069, the DNA window TCAATTAGGCTTATTCATAACCAGTAAACAATTTGTCCAGCTTATTCGGCTTATTATTATTACGACCTTATTTTCATTTCATTCATCGGTCCATGCCAATATCAATATATCAATCGATGACTCATTTCCGAGTAAGGTCATTGCGCTATTTGAAGCGGAGACTGTCACTGAGAAAGCCTTAGATGAGATTGCCGCTACCGAAGGTGCTAAAGCACTTATCAATAAAGTGACACAATACACTGAAGAATCAAACGAAGAGCTTCTGAAGCATGCTTTAAAGAGAGCTGCAAAGGGAGAAACTTGGGAGAAGGATCCTTATTACTTCTGGTACACCAAGAAGCACAACAAGGAGTTGTCAAAATTGATTGATAGCATTTCTTCAGCGGAGTCTGCCAATAAAAACGTTGTAGAAAGGCTGTCCTCCTATCTTCCAGAGAATTTTAAACTGAGCACCAAAGTTATTCTAGTGGTTGGTGGCTCCTCTTCGGGCTGGACCAATAACAGCGGTAATTTCCAGCTCGGCCTCGACCACCATATAAATGATCCAATAGAAGTAATCGAGAACACAATGGCCCATGAAGTTTTTCATGTTGCACAGGAACAGTTGATGCCCGATAGTCAGGGTGATTCTGCAGTATCTGCAGATCGAGTGGATGCATTACTTGCGGCCTTGATGATGGAAGGTACGGCGAGTTTATTTGATGACTTTACAGGCATTCAGCAGGAAGGCGAGTTGTTAAAATCGACGGTTGCAAAGCAGGTTAAAAATAGGGAAAGGATTCAATCAGCCTTTCTACTATTTGAAACATTGATTTTCAGAACTGCCCATGACGCAGACGCAGATCTTGGTCAACTTTACCAAATCGGTTTTATGAGCCAATGGGATAACTTTGCATATGAGGTTGGTAAGGTGATGTCAGAAGCCATCATTAAATATGACGGTAAGCAAGCAATAGGGAAACTTCTACAGAAAGGGCCCCGACACTTTGTTGGCCGCTACCTTGAGCTCTGTGAAAAAGACCCACAACTCACCCAATTTACTTCAGTGTTTCAGACACTGGTAAGCACTGAGGGCGGCTCCATTAGGGAGGCTGAGTAAGTATCTCACAAGATCTTACTGGCCGTTCTGAAGATGCAATTCGACCAGTATATTTATTAAGTTAAAATTATTTACATTATGTACGCTAGCGCACAGATAATTGCTGTAATTAGGAACACATTATATCCATCAGTTTCAACATGGTGTTGAGCTGATAACTCATGACCTTTAAGGAGAATCCTATGAGCAATAAAGCGAAGCAAGCTCCAGCTAGCAAAAGCGCCCCTAAACAAGCTGCACCAAAACAAAATGCAGCTAAAGGTGCTCCTAGCCGTAGCGGCAAGAAATAATCCCGTCACAGCATAGTTCAAACATTCAACGCCTCGAATCTAATATTCGGGGCGTTTTATTTTCTGGGGTGCTTAGTTCGTTGAATATAGATTGTGGTAGCACTCGCAACTGAGTTGCTCAAGCTGCTTTCTATTGATGATTTTGATATGTCCGCGTTTATAATCAATCACCCCTTTTAGCTGCAATTTATGCGCAGCTTCTGAAATCCCTTCCCGCCTCACCCCTAATAGTCCAGCAATATGTTCATGGGTAACATCAATGACTTTATTTTGGATCTGATCAGATAGCTCCAATAACCAAAAACATAACTGCTGCTGAATAGTGTGGAAACGGGTACAGGCGACCTTGGCCATTATATGATGCTCAATCCTGCCGCAAGCTTTGAGTAATGGCTCTCGAAACTCTCGTTCGTTATGAAACCAGTACAAGGCTTCTTTAGCCGGCATCAGCATGGCAGTACCAGCATGTAGAACTTCAGCCCTTACCAGCGACTTTCTACTTCCTGAAAAAATGGCGCCACCACAAACATCACTCGCTCCAAGACTGGCAACCTGGACTTCATCACCCTCATCCAGTTCGTAAATTAAGTGAATCACACAGCCTATCGGAAAATAGAGGTAGCTAATAGTTTCTTGCGTTGAGAAAAGCGTTTTGCCAGCTGCTAGGTTTAGTTGCTTTACACTTGTGCACAATCTTTTTTGTAACGATACAGAAAAGGAAGAAAAAATGTGATTGGAGACATCATCCGTGGTTTTAAACATTGCTATCCAAGACCGCTAGGGAAGGAATACCTTATACTACGCCTGCTGCTTTTGCTTAGCTAGAGCCCGTCTAAAAATCAGGTAGCTCAAACGAGCTACCTGAATTCATTTATGCTAACTTACCTTTGAAATAGTGCTTCACCTGCGCCGCTTTGTAGTATAACAATGGCACTAACACTAGCGTCACCATAGTGGAAAATAAGATACCAAAGCCCAGTGAGACGCCCATTGGAATAAGGAATTGTGCCTGTGTTGATTTTTCGAAGATCAAAGGCATCAAGCCAGCAAAGGTTGTCAACGAAGTTAGCATCACCGGACGCAAACGCCTGACCCCTGCATGCAACACCGCGTCCAGCAGACTTTCTCCATGCTTACGTCGCTGCTGATTAATATAGTCGACCAGCACCAAACTATCGTTGACCACCACACCCGTCAGCGCCAACATACCCATGATACTCATCACACTTAGCGACATACCCATAATCCAGTGGCCGACAATAGCCATACAGGCACCAAAGGGAATCACCGACATCACAATAAAGGGCTGGATATAAGATTTGAACGGAATCGCCAATAGAATATAAATGGCAAACAGCACAAAATAGAGGCTGATGGTCAGGCGACTGGTTGATTCTTCTTGCTCACGCGCTTCACCTTCGAGCGAATACGTAACGCCAGGGTAATTCTCGAGAATCACACTGGTTTCCTGATGTATTCTTCGTTTAATTGCTTCAATATCTGCGGTTTCTTTCTCCACATCAGCCGTTATGTTTAAAGTACGTTGACGGTTAATGCGAGTAATACTTGAGGGGCTGTTGCCATAAGATAAGTCTGCGAGCTGTTCCAGCGGTACTTTTGCGCCGACCGGTGTTTCAATCAGTAAACCATTTAGACCATCTAGAGTACTCCGCTCTTCCTTGGCTAGACGCAACATCACGCGAACATCTTCACGTCCCCGCTGAATACGCTGCACCTCAACACCAAAATAGGAACTTCTAACCTGGCGCGCGAGATCACTTAAGGTCAAACCCAGGGTTTCCGCTTGTGGCTTCAAGCGGAATTGGATCTCCTGTTTACCTTTCGAGAAGCTGTCTGAAACATCAAATACTCCCTTAATATTTCCCAATATGTCCTTCACTTCCAGCGCAGCACCACTTAATCGCTGAATGTTAGAACCACGCAACTGCACGTCAATGGGATCGCGGTTACGGCCAATTTCAGCGCGGAAAGTTAAGCTTTCGACACCCGGCAATGGTCCAATCAATTTCCGCCACTCGTTAACTAACTCTGCACTGGTTATTTCACTTTCCCGCTCTTCTGGAGCAGTAATTTCAAACATCACCAAACCATTACTGGAGCTGACTGCTCCACCGCCACCACCATAACCACTGACTGAAAAAATATGCTCAACGATGCTATCTCCATCCTCTTCGCGATATTTTTCTTTCAACTCAAGTGCTGCTTCTGTCATGCGCTCAACATAACTATCGGTTAGCTCAAAAGGCGTTCCTTCTGGCATCACCACCGTTGCTCGAGCAATTTCAGACTGAATGCGGGGGAAGAAAATAAAGCGCGTTAAACCACTAGAAACAGCAGCCCATACGAACAAGAAAAATGCCAGGAAGATAGCTAACGACAACTGCCAGTGAGCTAAAGCAAACTTCAATGCGGGCTTATAAAACTTCATCACAAAATCTTCGAAGCCTTTTGCGAACTTTTGTTGATACTGAACCAGCTTATTATCATTTTTTGCGTTAAGCTTTTTCATGTGACCAATGTGAGCCGGCAAGATAAGTTTGGATTCAACCAATGAAAAAATCAGGACTGGAATAACAATGAGAGGAATAGACGAATAGAATGAACCCCAGCCACCACCAATGAAGCTCAGAGGTACGAAGGCAACCATAGTGGTAATGACGCCAAAGGTGACCGGTACCGCAACTTCCTTGGTGCCATTTATGGCTGCATCTAATGGGTTATCCCCCCGGTTTAAATGACTATAGATATTTTCACCGGTGACAATAGCATCATCAACTACAATACCGAGAACCAAAATAAAGGCAAACAAGCTAATCAGATTAACAGTCACACCCATCTCTGGCATCAATGCCATGCCACCAGCAAAAGCAATCGGTATACCTAGGCTAACCCACATCGCAATACTGGGACGCAAGAACAGCGCAAGCAGTAGTATAACCAATAAGCCACCTTGAATAGCGCTTGTAACCAAAGTGTTTAGGCGCGCATTAACGCTCTTCGAGCGATCACGCCAAATCGACAAGCTGACCCCGGCTGGTAACTCAGATTGTTTAGCAGCTACATAATCTTTGACCCGTTGCGCTACATCTATCGCACTCTGATCACCAGTTCGAAATATTTCTAACTCAACCGAAGGCTTGCCATCAAAACGGGTATTTAAACTTTCTTCCTCAAAACCATCTTTGATTATGGCTAAATCACTGAGCATTAAAATAGTGCCATCAGGCCTTGTTAACACCGGAATTTGCTCGAAATCATCCTGAGTGTATGACTGAGCCTTAAGTCGTAATAAAATCTCACCACGTTCTGATTTTACTTGCCCCGCAGATAAATCCAGGGAGCGACTATTGATCGCATTGCCCAACTCTTGCAATGTTAAGCCATATTCATTCAGTAGGTTCTGATTCACCTCAATGGCGATTTCAAAAGCTCGGGCACCCGATGTTTCAATTTGGGTTAAACCGGGTAAGGAGGATAATTCTTCTTGAATAATTTCTGAGTATTGTCGCAATTCTTTTTCAGGTAGATCACCACTAACCACAACACTGATCGTTTCTCTGCGACTTTCAATCTGTTGAACAATCGGCCTCTCCGCTTCAACAGGCAAAGTATTGATGGCGCCTACTCGACTCTTTATTTCATCCAGCAACTCTTTAACTTCAAAATCATCTTCAACTTCAATTGTGACGCGAGAAACATTTTCTGAGGAGCGAGAGGTGAGCTGTTTAATACCATCCAGATCATAGATGGCCTCTTCGATTCGAGTTGAAATAGTTTGTTCAACTTCTTCCGGAGTGGCTCCACGAAAAGGCACCGTCACATTAATATACTGAAGTTCAGTAGTCGGAAAAGTTTCGACTGGAACGCGTTGTGAAATAGTGAAGATACCAGCAACTAAGATCACCACCATCAATAAATTGGCAGCAACAGGATTGCGGGCAAACCATGCGATCATAGCTTAGCCTCCTGCTTTCCTGCTGGTGGTTTTTCATCACCCTTTTTTACTGACTCTCCACGAACCTGAGCCTTAGCCCCATCGGCTACAAAACTCAGTAAACTGGTGACCAATAAGTTACCTTCTTTGACTAAGTCGCCCGAGTTCTCTGGGTCAACAACACTTTTATCTTCTCCCTTCCACAGAACCGCCACTTTCTGTCTCCGCAACTGACCTTCGCTAAAAATAAACACCTCATTATTTTGCGAAATCAACTTAGATGGAATGACAAATACGTCCTGCAGTAGGCGACCCTCAATTTGTGCACTAACGAATTGTCCAGCTTTCAGATACGGCTCATCTTTCAAGATTGAACCTGGTAATTTGGCGGTGACAAACCATTGACGCGTCGTATCATCGATGACACTGTCAGTCCGATCTAAGTCTGCCAACCAAACTTTCTGCTCACCGGCGAAATCCGCAATCAAACGAATTTTAGGTTTATTCTCTTCATCACCAAACTGCAAATAACCCACTCGATTGCTTGCAACCGGTAAGCGCACTTCTAATGAATTGCTGGCGAAAATACTGGCTACAGGCATGTTGGAATTAACCAACTGCCCCAAATCAGACAGCTTTTGCACCATATAACCATCATAGGGCGCTTGAATATTGGTACGACTTAGATTTAACTTTGCTTTAGCCAGCCGCGCCTTGGCTGCAGCGAGCTGTGCTTGCGCTGAAGCCATTTGTGGTTGGCGCAATACCAGGGCAGAGGCCTCACGGTTGGGATTAATTTTCTTCCAGTCCCTTAGCGCCTGATCGGAGCGTGCGATTTCTTCATTCAAAGCCAATTGAGCATTGGCAACTTCTGACTCTGCTATAGTCACCTCTATCTCATAATCACGACGATCAATTTTGAGTAGGATATCGCCCTTATTAAACAAACGACCACTCTCGAAATTAGGCGCGACCCAAGTGACGACGCCAGAGGCTTGTGCAACTAAGTTACCCGCAGTCGTCGGCTCAATTATGCCGTAAGAGTCAACAAATATTTGATGGTCGACAAGTTTTAATGCCTCAACATCCACCACTTCAACTTGCTCAATATTGGGCCGATTAAAGGCAACAGGCTTACTGCTAAGCATCTTATAAGTAACAAAAGAAGCAACGACTATAATCGCTAGCGGAAGTACATAGGTTAGCAGGACTTTCTTTTTACGCTGTGGGGTCTGTGTTGTCATAGTGGTTTCGTGCTGAGTATGAAGATATCAATCAGCGATTACTAAACGAGTGTATAACGCCAGCAAATCGCACCTTTTGAGAATTGTGAGTCACTATAAGCCACATTTATGAATAAAACGTGAAGTGCGGCATCTGCGCAACCCCGTAAGACATTGAATTTTACTGTAAATCCCTTATGTCATACGTAGGCTATCAGACAAGAATTGTAACAGGATATTAAGAAATCTCTCTAATTTAGCTATCTTTAGAGTATTATGCTGACAAGAGAGTCTGGCTAAACCCACAAAAAGTACCTAATAATAGTGAGTTAGCCACAAAAAACGAGGTTGATAACACTTAAGGGGATAGTAATGAGTAAATCATGTTTGGCCACTATTTATCTGTTGGCTAGTTTTTTAATATTTGGCTGCCAACCCGATGACAAACAGCAGCAAGAAGATGCTCGCAAAACTCAGGTTTCCGAACATGAAACCGTCATTAAGTCTATCGCAGAATCTGAAGCTTCAGAACAAGTCCCAGACCTGTCTGATGGCGCAGATTTTGAAAGCGATTATCCTGTCGAGATTCCAACGGGTCGCCTGCCCCAGCTGGCACGCCCGACAATGTATTGGCTTGATTTAACCATCGACCCTGACCAAGATACATTTACTGGCTCGGTTAAAATCAATGTCGAACTGGAAACCACAACTAAACATCTTTGGATACATGGTAAGGATATCAATGCTCAGTCGGTAGAGGCCAAACTCAGTAGTGGCAAGTCTATCAGCGGTACTTATCAAGAAGTCGATCCAACCGGTGTTGTTAAACTTAGTTTTAACCAGCCGCTCCCAGCGGGTAATTTTAACCTGATTATTAGCTATCAAGCGCCTTTCAACGAAGCTTTAGAAGGTTTATATCGCGTTAATGATGGAGGTCTTAATTATGCTTTCACTCAGTTCGAAGCTACTGCGGCACGTCTTGCCTTTCCAAGCTTTGATGAACCCGCGTTTAAGGTTCCTTTCAACTACACTATTACCGCTCGTACTAACCATAAAGCCTTTACTAATACGCCCGCCGTCACAGAAACTGATCTCGACAATGGCTGGAAGAGAATTGTTTACGCTCGCTCCAAACCACTACCAACTTACCTGATTGCTTTTGCAGTGGGTGATTTTGATGTCGTTGAATGGAAGGCCGTTCCAGTCACTAAGGTTCGTGAGCGAGAGATTCCATTGCGAGGCATTGCAACCAAGGGCAAAGGGAAAAAACTAACCTATGCGCTGGAAAATACTAAAGATATTTTGATATCTCTGGAAGATTACTTCCAAATCCCCTACCCCTACGCCAAACTCGATATTGTCGCGGTACCAGACTTCAATGCTGGCGCCATGGAGAACGTTGGCCT includes these proteins:
- a CDS encoding efflux RND transporter periplasmic adaptor subunit; the protein is MTTQTPQRKKKVLLTYVLPLAIIVVASFVTYKMLSSKPVAFNRPNIEQVEVVDVEALKLVDHQIFVDSYGIIEPTTAGNLVAQASGVVTWVAPNFESGRLFNKGDILLKIDRRDYEIEVTIAESEVANAQLALNEEIARSDQALRDWKKINPNREASALVLRQPQMASAQAQLAAAKARLAKAKLNLSRTNIQAPYDGYMVQKLSDLGQLVNSNMPVASIFASNSLEVRLPVASNRVGYLQFGDEENKPKIRLIADFAGEQKVWLADLDRTDSVIDDTTRQWFVTAKLPGSILKDEPYLKAGQFVSAQIEGRLLQDVFVIPSKLISQNNEVFIFSEGQLRRQKVAVLWKGEDKSVVDPENSGDLVKEGNLLVTSLLSFVADGAKAQVRGESVKKGDEKPPAGKQEAKL
- a CDS encoding DUF5700 domain-containing putative Zn-dependent protease, translated to MFVSKTRLDYQLGLFITSKQFVQLIRLIIITTLFSFHSSVHANINISIDDSFPSKVIALFEAETVTEKALDEIAATEGAKALINKVTQYTEESNEELLKHALKRAAKGETWEKDPYYFWYTKKHNKELSKLIDSISSAESANKNVVERLSSYLPENFKLSTKVILVVGGSSSGWTNNSGNFQLGLDHHINDPIEVIENTMAHEVFHVAQEQLMPDSQGDSAVSADRVDALLAALMMEGTASLFDDFTGIQQEGELLKSTVAKQVKNRERIQSAFLLFETLIFRTAHDADADLGQLYQIGFMSQWDNFAYEVGKVMSEAIIKYDGKQAIGKLLQKGPRHFVGRYLELCEKDPQLTQFTSVFQTLVSTEGGSIREAE
- a CDS encoding Crp/Fnr family transcriptional regulator encodes the protein MIHLIYELDEGDEVQVASLGASDVCGGAIFSGSRKSLVRAEVLHAGTAMLMPAKEALYWFHNEREFREPLLKACGRIEHHIMAKVACTRFHTIQQQLCFWLLELSDQIQNKVIDVTHEHIAGLLGVRREGISEAAHKLQLKGVIDYKRGHIKIINRKQLEQLSCECYHNLYSTN
- a CDS encoding efflux RND transporter permease subunit — translated: MIAWFARNPVAANLLMVVILVAGIFTISQRVPVETFPTTELQYINVTVPFRGATPEEVEQTISTRIEEAIYDLDGIKQLTSRSSENVSRVTIEVEDDFEVKELLDEIKSRVGAINTLPVEAERPIVQQIESRRETISVVVSGDLPEKELRQYSEIIQEELSSLPGLTQIETSGARAFEIAIEVNQNLLNEYGLTLQELGNAINSRSLDLSAGQVKSERGEILLRLKAQSYTQDDFEQIPVLTRPDGTILMLSDLAIIKDGFEEESLNTRFDGKPSVELEIFRTGDQSAIDVAQRVKDYVAAKQSELPAGVSLSIWRDRSKSVNARLNTLVTSAIQGGLLVILLLALFLRPSIAMWVSLGIPIAFAGGMALMPEMGVTVNLISLFAFILVLGIVVDDAIVTGENIYSHLNRGDNPLDAAINGTKEVAVPVTFGVITTMVAFVPLSFIGGGWGSFYSSIPLIVIPVLIFSLVESKLILPAHIGHMKKLNAKNDNKLVQYQQKFAKGFEDFVMKFYKPALKFALAHWQLSLAIFLAFFLFVWAAVSSGLTRFIFFPRIQSEIARATVVMPEGTPFELTDSYVERMTEAALELKEKYREEDGDSIVEHIFSVSGYGGGGGAVSSSNGLVMFEITAPEERESEITSAELVNEWRKLIGPLPGVESLTFRAEIGRNRDPIDVQLRGSNIQRLSGAALEVKDILGNIKGVFDVSDSFSKGKQEIQFRLKPQAETLGLTLSDLARQVRSSYFGVEVQRIQRGREDVRVMLRLAKEERSTLDGLNGLLIETPVGAKVPLEQLADLSYGNSPSSITRINRQRTLNITADVEKETADIEAIKRRIHQETSVILENYPGVTYSLEGEAREQEESTSRLTISLYFVLFAIYILLAIPFKSYIQPFIVMSVIPFGACMAIVGHWIMGMSLSVMSIMGMLALTGVVVNDSLVLVDYINQQRRKHGESLLDAVLHAGVRRLRPVMLTSLTTFAGLMPLIFEKSTQAQFLIPMGVSLGFGILFSTMVTLVLVPLLYYKAAQVKHYFKGKLA